CCCCGACGCGCAGGTCATCGGCGGCGAGGCCGGCATCGGGAAAGGCTTCGTCGGCGCGATGCGCACGCTCGACGCGGGGCGCATCGCGATCGGAAGCCTCGCCTACGGCCTCGCGCTCGGAGCGTACGACACGGCGCTCGCCTACGCGAAGGAGCGCGAGCAGTTCGGCAGGAAGATCGGCACCTTCCAGGCGATCCAGTTCAAGCTCGCCTCCATGGCGACCGAGCTCGACGCCGCGCAGCTCCTCCTCATGCGGGCGGCGGCCCTCAAGGACGAAGGCGCGAAGTTCACGCGCGAGGCGTCCATGGCGAAGCTCTTCGCGAGCGAGATCGGCATGCGCGCCTGCACGGAGGCCATCCAGATCCTGGGCGGCAACGGCTACACCGAGGACTACCCGGTGGAGCGCATGTTCCGCGACATCAAGCTCTGCGAGATCGGCGAGGGATCGAGCGAGGTCCAGCGCATGGTCATCGCGCGCGAGATCGGCCTCCCCACGAAGTGAGCCGGGACCCGCGCTGTCATGGCGCGCGGACCCATCAAGGGTTGGACGAGAATGGGTATCACCCCAGACCGCCATCGAGGGCGTGAGCGCGGCGCGCGGTCGACCTGATCCGGGCGAACCGTGAGCCTCCAAACACGATTCTCCACCCGCGTCGCGCTCTCCCTCTCCCGCGGCACGAATCCAAGGGCAGATAGGGCGGGTCGCCGCTCCGCCCGCCGTGCTCGACGTCGTCCTCCCGGTCGCCTCCATCTTCGCCGTCATCCTTCTTGGATGGCTCGCGGGGCGTCTCGGAGCCTTCGACCGGCGCGACCTCGAGGCGCTCAACCGTTTCGCCTACACGGTCGCGTTCCCCGCGCTCGTCTTCACGGCGCTTGCCCGCTCGCCCCTGGGGTCGGTCGCCGACCCCCGCGCCGTCCTCGCATTCCTCGCGGGCCTCGCGGCCGCCGTCCTCGCGGGCTTCGCGGCTTCGCGCGCGTTTGGCGCCGACGCCACGCTCGGCGGCGCGGCCGTCTTCGCCTCCGGGTTCGGCAACATCGCCTACCTCGGCTTCCCGCTCGTCCTCGTCGTCTACGGTCCGAGCGCCCTCGGCCTCGCGGCCGTCCTCGCGGCCACGAGCATCCTCGTCGCGCTCCCGATCGGCATGGCGGCGCTTCTCGCGGGCGACCGGACGCCCGGAAGCGTGCGGCGCACCCTCGCGAGGAACCCGCTCTTCATCGCCGCGCTCGCGGGGGCGGCGGCGAGCGTCGCGGCCGGCGTCGTCGGAAGGCTCCCGACGCCGTTCCTCCCGCTCGACCTTCTCGCGTCGGCCGCCTCCGGCGTCGCGCTCTTCACGTTGGGCGTGTTCCTCTTCCACACGTCGCCGAGCGCCTTCGCGCGCGCTCCGGGGGTGACGCTTGCGGCCGCGCTCGGGAAGCTTGCGGTCTT
This is a stretch of genomic DNA from Candidatus Thermoplasmatota archaeon. It encodes these proteins:
- a CDS encoding AEC family transporter → MLDVVLPVASIFAVILLGWLAGRLGAFDRRDLEALNRFAYTVAFPALVFTALARSPLGSVADPRAVLAFLAGLAAAVLAGFAASRAFGADATLGGAAVFASGFGNIAYLGFPLVLVVYGPSALGLAAVLAATSILVALPIGMAALLAGDRTPGSVRRTLARNPLFIAALAGAAASVAAGVVGRLPTPFLPLDLLASAASGVALFTLGVFLFHTSPSAFARAPGVTLAAALGKLAVFPAVAFVAGRALGLGGVELGIVALMAALPTGVTVFTVAKAFGRAEEPVAATILVTTLAAALTLPVLLALV